ATTAATGACGAGTTTTGGATGCTCTCGTTTTACAATAGATACCACTTCAGCCACCGGTAATTTCTGCTTAGCTGCCGTAATATTAAATAACTCAGGATTAAGCAAACGATCTATTTCGTCTTGAAAAACCAGGATGCTTCCCGTAATGCCCACAAAAGCAACGATAACTCCCGCAAATAATCCCAGGTATAAATGCCATTTGCCAAACCAGCGTTTCTGGTGCCTGGCCCATTTAAGAGATCTTTGTTTTTTGTGTGGTTCCATGTTGGGTTTTTATTGAAAAACCAGTTCCGGATTTCCCGGAACTGGTGTATAAATTTAATACGTTTGTAATATTAAAATTTATAACTGATGCTTCCAGCTACTGTTCTGGGTTGCATAGGCTCAAGTGTAGTCCAGCCTTGATAATAATCTTTATCAGTTAGATTGTTTACTTTCAGAGCAAAATTGAATGGGCCTGTTGCATAAGAAACCGATGCATTCAAAACGGTATTAGATGGTAATGTAAATACACCTACTATACGATCATTTACAATCATGTTTTTACCCTGATAATTTCCACCGAAGCCAAAGCCAAGACCTTTAACGGTGCCTGTCATGATTTTGTAGCTTAACCATGCATTTGCTAAATTTTCAGGGCCAGCACCTACATATCTTCGGCCTTCTGCTGTAGTACCGGTATTGGTTAACTTATTTTTGTTTTTTGTATAACTAGCTATGATATTAAAACCAGGAAATGGATTTGCGGTGATTTGTGCATCAAAACCTTTACTGTATTGATTACCACCTTGTGAAAAATCAATGTCTGCAGTACCTGATAAGCTTAGTATTGTATTTGAAACTTTAATATTATAATAACTTAAAGAGCCTGATAGCTTGCCGTCAAATAAATCACTTTTAATACCGGCTTCCCATTGATTAGCTTGCTCCGGATCAAATGTTTTTACTCCTGCAATGCCACTAATAACCGTATTTCTTGGGGCAGCATTTTTAAATCCGTTCATGTAATTACCAAAAACGGATAGTTGATCTTTCAATACCTGGTATACCAAGCCAAACTTTGGGGAAACAGCAGTTTGACCATATTTGCTAGCTGCTGGATTGCTTAAGCCACTGTTTTGAAAACGGTCAATGCGGACACTTGCCATACCGGAAAGTTCCGGCGTGAAGTTAATGACGTCCGAAATATAAGCGCTGTAAATATCTTGGGCAATCCTTGTTGGAGCTGCTGCGCTACCAAGGCCAGCAATTGCTGCATCAACCCCCTGGCGCGTTAAGTTTCCTGTGTTCGTTCCTGCGGGCCCTAAAGTTATAGCACCAACAGGAGCATATCCAGAACTGCTGTTTAATACAGTGCGGTTAAAATAATCTAACCCAGCTACTACACGATTGCGTAAGCCACCTATGGAGAAATCGCCGATAAAGTTTTGTTGAATATCAGTTGTTTGAGTAGTAGAATTCTGGTCACTGATCAGCCTATTGAAAATACCTGTTCCTAAAGGGTTTGGGCCAGCAGTTGCTGATTCAAATAAGTAGGAATAAAAACCATCAGCTTGGGCAGATCCTCTGGAAACAATGGTCTGAGAGTTCCAGTCCTCAGATATTTTCCAATTCATTTGTGCTTGCACTGAAATAACAGGAGTTTTTATGGTGATGTCGTTACTGGTGTAAGATTTATTAGGATTGTATCCCAATTGCTCCAGGCTGGTGCTTTTTAAGGCTACAGATCTGTTAAAAAATAACATGGTAGGATTGGTGCCCTCAGCGCTTAAAAACTGCGCATTCAGCAAGAATGAAACTTTATCGTTCAGTTTGTAAGCAAGGGAAGGTGCGAAAAATCTGGTTTTAGAAAAACCAGCGTCCTGCCAGCTATTTTGATCTGTATAAGCTGCATTAACCCTTAATAATAGTTTGCCTTCCGCATCCAAAGGTGCATTTACATCAGCGGTAAGTCGATTTAAGCCGTAACTTCCTGCCGTGTAAGTCACTTCTGTTGCCGCAACCGCAAAAGGTTGTTTAGTAACTGTGTTAATCAAACCACCGTAAGAAACTACAGAGCTACCAAATAAAGTACCTGATGGACCTTTGACAACTTCAATTCGTTCCACATTTGACACATCCAGGCTTCCATTGGTTAATCCAGGTAATCCATTAACCAAGGTGGGCTGTACAGCAAAACCTCTTAAAGAGAAGTAACCAGCACCATCACTACCACGGCCTGTAGAAGACCATAATTTATTTAAGCCCGGTGCATTTTTAAGAGCGTCATCATAACTTGTAATTACTTGGTCAGCCAATAATTCTTTGGAGATCACGGAATATACCTGAGGGTTTTCCAAGTTATTTAAGGGCATTTTAGCCACATACTGGCTTTTTTTATTTGTGAATTTGTTTTTACCAGTAGATACATTCACCTCCTGCAATTGTGCAAAATTCGCAGAGATGGTAAAATCTGCTGATGCTGTGCCTTTTGCAGTTACAGTTACACTTTCTTCATGTGTTTGTAAGCCAATAGCCGTCGCTTTTAGCGTGTATGTTCCTGGTTTTACATTACCAATCTTATACTCTCCGTACTCATTGGTCGAAGCCCCCAGAGAAGTGCCTACAATCCGTACAGAAATATTTTCAGCAGGTTTGCCGTCTAGGGTTAGTACTTTGCCCTTTACTGTCCCGTTTTGTTGTGCGTAAGAATTGAGCCCGAACAGTAGGCAGCAAAGCACCAAGCAGAGTAGTTTTCTTTTCATTTTTCTTATTTGGATTTAATCTAATTTGCCACCAAAGTAATAATATTACTGTTACAAAAGCAAATTATTTTTAATAAATCTAAATAGATAGAGTGATGATTTTTCTAAATACTGATTTGTTTGTCAGGTGTTTGTGTGGTTTGTGAATTTAATTATGTACATATCGGAAAATATACAAACTAAAAAGGCTCCTAACGGAGCCCTTTTCCTAAAAACACCGAAGTGTTACTTTTTGCTTTTCTTTTCAGAGATTTCAGTTCTGATGTCTTGAGCAATTGTTTTAGCCTGTTGCATCACACCTCTAACTCTTGTTCCTGCAGCCTTGTTACCTTTGGTGTAAAAAGCTGTGAAGTCTGCTTCAGCAGCAGCAACAAGCTCTTTCAATTCCTTAAATTTGTCCATGTTGTTTGGTTTTTTATTAATAATTGCCTAATATAAAATGGATTAACTTATTTTGCAACAGTAATGTTGCATTTTTGAGTATACATTTTTATATTATTTTTATTTTGAGCAACAATTACGCCAGAATATGGTGTTAAGGTGTGCTAGATTAGATTTTGGTGCGTGCACTAAAATTGAAGGGAGGTTTCACGGAACATAAAAGTGTGGCAACCAAATAGCAGTCGGAAAACGAGCGCATCAAACACGTTATTTTTACCTGTTCTATACGAGCTCTATACGAGGTCTATACGAGCTCTATACGTGTTCCTTAATAATAACCTCCCTGCAAATATAGTGTTGTATCTATCTACGGTCTTTCTAGAAATCCTTGGAGTAACCCCGGAGAAACCCGGAGGTAAGTCGAAGGTTTTACTGCTCTTTAAGCGTAGTTTGAGCGTAGTATCATCGGTGTTTGCTCGACTCTAACCGAAGAAATGCCGAAGAAATTCCATATGAAATGCGATGCAATCTTCCGGTTACCTTCGAATTTACCTTTGACTTATCTTAGTCTTTCCGTGTAATGTCTAATTATTGCATGCAATTGGGTATTTTTGCAGAATGAATATTGCAATTAATGGTTTTGGTAGAATTGGCCGTATTTTTTTGCGTACTGCGCTTGAAAAAGGACTTCATATTGTAGCTATAAATGACTTAACAGATCCCGCTACATTGGCTCATCTGTTTAAGTATGATACCGTACACAGGGGTTTCAAAGGCACAGTTTCTTATGATGCAGACTCCCTAATCATCAACGGTAATAAGATCCGGGTCTTATCTGTTCCGAATCCTGAAGAATTACCATGGGCGGCATTAAATATTGATCTTGTACTCGAAGCTACAGGTAAATATACCAGCAGGAAAGGAGCTGAAAAACACTTAAAAGCAGGGGCGGGGCAGGTGCTCATTTCCGCGCCTTCGGCAGATCATGATATTCCAATGGTGGTATTGGGCGTCAATGATGATATCATAGATCTTTCTTCTCCGATCTTATCCAATGCTTCCTGTACCACCAATAATGTAGCGCCAATGGTAAAAATCCTTGATGACAATTGGGGAATTCTGGATGGTTACATTACAACCATACATTCTATGACTGGCGACCAGAGCCTTCACGATGCACCACATAAAGATTTACGCAGGGCAAGGGCTGCCTCGGCTTCTATTATTCCTACAAGTACGGGAGCGGCAAAAGCCATTACACATATCTTTCCGCACCTGGATGGTAAACTTGGGGGGGCAGGAATCCGCGTTCCGGTATTGAACGGCTCTTTAACTGATTTTACCTGCATTCTTAAGAAAGAAACCACTATCGAGGAGATTAATAAAGCGTTTAAAAATGCTTCTGAAACCAATATGAGTAATATTTTAGAATATACTGCAGATCCAATTGTATCCGTAGATATTCTAGATAACCCGCATTCCTGTATTTTCGACAGCCTGCTTACATCCATTGTTGGTGATCTCGTGAAAGTAGTGGGCTGGTATGATAACGAATCTGGTTATTCTGCCAGACTAGTGAACGTGGTGGAGAAAATAGCTATATTTGGTGCTGTACATAACTAATAGAATAGAAAAAAGGATATGAATACAATAGATCAATGCAATTTTAAAGATAAGAAAGCGCTCATCAGGGTAGATTTTAACGTGCCTTTGGATAAGAGCTTTAACATTACTGATGATAAAAGGATGCGTGCAGCTTTGCCAACAATCACCAAAATTTTAAACGATGGTGGTGCTGTGGTGTTGATGTCTCATTTGGGTCGTCCTAAAGGCGGTCCGGAAGATAAATATTCTTTAAAACACATTTTAGGTGATCTATCGCGGATGCTGGATCTGGAAGTTAAGTTTGCAGACGATTGCATTGGTGCTGAGGCGGTTAAAAAAGCTGCAAATTTGTTGCCTGGTGATGTATTGCTTTTAGAAAACCTTCGTTTTTATCCAGAAGAGGAAAAAGGCGATGTGGCTTTTGCAGAGAAACTAGCTAAACTTGGTAATGTATATGTAAATGACGCATTTGGTACTGCGCATCGTGCACATGCCTCTACAGCAGTTATTGCTCAGTTTTTCCCAGATAATAAATACTTCGGTTACTTGATGGCCGAAGAATTGAAAAATGCAGAGAAGGTAAACCACGGTGCAGTAAAACCTTTTACAGCCATTATGGGTGGAGCTAAAGTTTCTGATAAAATTTTATTGATTGAAAGTTTGCTGGATAAAGTAGATAACCTGATTATTGGTGGTGGAATGGCTTATACTTTTGCTAAAGCACAGGGTGGCGAAATCGGTACTTCTTTATTAGAGGCTGATCGTATGGAGCTTTGTCTTGAATTGCTGGAGAAAGCCAAATCTAAAGGCGTAAATTTAATTTTACCAGTAGATACCGTTATTGCTGATAAGTTTGATAACGAGGCACAAAAAGATGTGGTAGATACAGGAACCATTCCGGCAGATTGGATGGGTCTGGATATTGGTCCTAAAACCATTAAACTTTTCTCTGATGTCATTGCTAACTCTAAAACTTTGCTTTGGAATGGTCCAATGGGTGTTTTTGAAATGGCGAACTTTGAGCATGGAACACGCGCTGTTGCAGATGCAGTGGTTGCAGCAACGGCTGCCGGGGCTTTCTCATTAATCGGTGGCGGAGATTCTGCTGCTGCAATTGCCAAATTTGGTTTGGAAGATGAAGTAAGTTACGTATCTACAGGTGGCGGTGCATTGCTGGAATACATGGAAGGTAAGGAGTTACCTGGTGTAAAGGCAGTTAATTCTTAGCTGAACTTCAGATAATTTATAATTTTTTTGAGTCAGGCATCCTTGTTTTAGGGATGCCTGATTTTTTTTACCACTTTTAAATCGTTGTTTTTACTATCAAAAATGCACTTTTTTCCCTTCAAAAATTATGTTGAAAACTTTTTGTGGGGGAATGTGGTAAAAAGTGGTAGAAGTATCTAATTTTACACTACATAAAAAGTGTAGAAATAGAAATGGTTCAACTATTAGGAGAATTTGATTGTAAGTTAGATGCGAAAGGTCGCCTTATGGTGCCTTCGAGTCTAAAAAAGCAATTGCCTGATGTTGAGCAAGAGGGACTTGTGATCAATAGGGGTTTTGAGAAGCACCTGGTTATTTATCCTAAAAAAGTATGGGAATCTATAGTTGAAGAGCTTAGTAAGCTGAATCCATACGAACCAAAAACACGAGAGTTTATCAGGTATTTTACCCGTGGCGCTACGGAATTGACACTTGATGCTGCTGGTCGGGTCAATTTACCCAACTCCTTATTGGAATCTGTGGGTATTTCTAACAACACAGAATTGATACTGGCATGCCAGTTTGATAAAATAGAAGTTTGGAGCAAATCTGCTTACGAAGCTTTATTTGATAAAGAGCCGGAAAATTTCGCGGCGCTTGCAGCAGAGGTAATGGGTAATAAAATGAGGGGGATAGGCGATGGAAAATAATTACCACATTCCGGTGTTATTGAAAGAATGTATTGATGGATTGAACATTAATCCAGATGGGGTATATGTTGATGTTACCTTTGGTGGTGGCGGACATTCTAAAGAAATTCTTAAGCATTTGTCGCCTAAGGGCGTACTGATTGCATTTGATCAGGATCCTGATGCCCAGCGTAATAAGATAGATGATTCCCGCTTTTTATTTGTAGATCAAAATTTTGCTTTTCTAAAAAACAACTTAAGGTTACTGGGATACAAACAGGTGGATGGTATCCTGGCTGATCTTGGCGTGTCATCTCATCAATTCAATGAACCTGAGAGAGGATTTTCTACGCGTTTCGAATCAGTTTTGGATATGCGCATGGACAAACAAGGTAGTCTTACCGCTGCTGAAGTTTTAAATACGTATGAGGAAGATAAGCTTCATAAAATCTTTGGGATTTACGGAGAGGTTAAAAATGCGAAATCTCTGGCCAAAGCGGTAGTTACTTCTAGAACAGTGCGTCCAATTGTGACGCTTGCAGACTTTAAGACTGCTGTAGCAGCACATATTCCTAAAGGAAAAGAACATAAGTATATGGCGCAGGTCTTTCAGGCTCTGCGGATAGAGGTGAACCAGGAGATTGACGTGTTGGAACGTTTTCTGGAGCAGACTGCTGAGGTGCTGAAGCCAGGGGGACGTTTGGTGGTGATGTCTTATCATTCTTTGGAGGATCGTCCGGTGAAGAATTTTATGGCGAAGGGCAAGTTTAGGGGAGAGGTAGAGAAGGATTTTTATGGTAACCAGCAAAAGCCTTTCAATGTCGTTACCCGCAAAGCGGTGATTGCGGATGAGGCAGAACTGGAGCAAAACAGTCGTGCAAGAAGTGCAAAGTTGAGGATTGGTGAGAAGATATGAACCGGTTCAGGGAAAATATAGAAGGGAAAGATGATTCTGAATTTTCAGAAGAGCAAGAGCGGTTGGAGAATGCGCGTTTTGAACGTGAATATGCTGAGCAGAAAGGTTTTCAAAACAAGCCGAGAAAACTGAAACAGTTTGATCCGGAAGAGCGTGAAGATCGTTTGGGAAGGTTGGAAGATCAGCTGGAACAGGAGAAACTGGAGAAGAAAGCGCAACGTGAAAAACAAGAAAAGGAAGCTGCAGGAAGTGCAACGGCCTTTTTTAAGAAGTTGTTTACAGAAGGGGTGGTAACCAAAGAGGCGGCTACGGAGATGTTGCCGTTTTTATTGTTCCTTTCGTTTTTGTGTATGTTATACATTGCCAATAGCCACATGGCGGTAAAGAACATCAGAAACATTGACAAGTTAAATAAAGAAGTGAAAGAGTTAAGCTGGGAGTATAAATCACTCAAAGCAGACCTCATGTTTAAAAGTAAATTAACAGAAGTAGCTAAAAAGGTGGATACGCTAGGTATAAAAGAACTTACAGCACCACCTAAAAAAATTGTATTGAGTAACGATGAACATTAGAGCTAATATATTATTACGTGTTTATCTGGCTTTCGGCCTGATTGTTCTGCTTGCTGTAGCGGTACTGATCAGGCTATGTGATGTTCAGTACATTCAGGGCGATAAATGGAGAGCGATGGCTGATAGTCTTTCTACTAAATACATCAATGTAGAAGCCGCACGTGGAAACATATACTCTAATGACGGTAGTTTGTTGGCTACTTCAGTGCCTGAATATGAATTGCGCATGGATCTATATGCGGGTGGAATTGAGGATGATACATTTTTTAGCCTTAAGGTAGATTCATTGGCTATGAAACTATCTGAGTTTTTTAAAGACAAATCTCCAAAAGAATATGCGCGTTACCTGCGTATTGCCCGTAGAGATAGCGTAAGGTATTTGCTGATTAAGAGAAAAGTAAATTATCAGGATTTGAAAACCATTCGTACGTTTCCACTTTTTAATGTGGGTAAATACAGTGGTGGCTTGATTGCAGTGCAGCAGAACAAACGGATCCTGCCATTCAAATCACTGGCTGCTCGTACCATTGGTTACAAAAATGAAAATGTAAAAAATGGTGTAGGTTTAGAGGGTGCATACCTCAATTACATTAATGGCGAAAGTGGTAAACGTTTGGTGCAACGCATTGCAGGCGGAGTTTGGGTGCCGGTAAATGATGAGGCTGAAGTTGCCCCTAAAGAAGGATCGGATATCATTTCTACTATAGACATCAACATGCAGGATTTGGCGCAAAGTGCCCTGGAAAAAGCATTGATTGCAAGTAATGCTGATCATGGTGCGGTGATCTTAATGGAGGTTGCCACAGGAGAGGTGCGGGCTGTAGCTAATTATACTAAGGTAGGTCCGGGAGAGTATAAAGAGAAATTTAATTATGCCATAGCGGGAAATCAGGATCCTGGTTCAACCTTCAAGGTAGCTTCTTACATGGCTTTGCTGGAAGACAAAAAGGTAGATACCAATACCCTTGTGGCAACTGGTGATTATCGGATTAAAGGACATACCATTAGAGATTCGCATGGTAGTATAGGTGTAGTTACGGTTAAAAAGGCTTTTGAAGAATCTTCTAATGCTGCGGTAGCTTATCTGGTTAATAATGCTTATCACGATAATCAGGAACAATTCACGGATCATTTGTACGATTGGCAGTTGAATAAAAAAATGAACCTGCAAATTCCCGGGGAAGCACAGCCGGTGGTTAAAAATCCATCTAATAAAAGCTGGAGTAAAACGATGACGCTTCCGCAAATGGCCTATGGTTACGAAATGCAATTGACACCGCTTAAAATGCTGTCCTTCTATAATGCTATTGCAAACAATGGCAGATACGTAACGCCAATCTTTGTAAAAGAGATCAGAAGATTAGGGAATCCAATTGAGCAATTTAAAACGACGGTTGTCAATGAAAAGATATGCTCTGATAAAACCCTGAAAAAAATGCAGGAAATGTTGGAAGGTGTAATTACGGAAGGTACGGGAAGAGGGAATATTTACAATCCTTTATACCGAATTGCTGGTAAAACCGGAACAGCACAGGTGGCTGATGCGAATAAAGGATACCGCGGCAAAAGGCAGTACCAGGCTTCTTTTTGCGGATATTTCCCGGCTGATAAGCCTAAATATTCGTTGATTGTGGTGATTAATGATCCTAAAAATGGTTACTACGCAGCACAGGTTGCGGGGCCTCCATTCAGGGAGATTGCCGATAGAATTTATGCAAGTGATATGCAGATGTACAATAGTGTGGCTGATCATTTGGTAGGCAATACTAAAAGCCCGGAAGCTAAAGCTGGGCAAACCAAGCCAGTAAAAAGGGTGTATAATGCTTTTGGAATCAAAACCTTGTATGCTGCCAAGTCAGATTACTTTAATAGTGTGGATACCAGCAATGGTTTGGTTTATGAAGAATATAGCTCTGTGAAGGGGCTAATGCCTAATGTTGTAGGTATGGGTTTGAAAGATGCACTTTATTTACTGGGCAATTCGGGATTGAAAACCCGTGTGACAGGAAGTGGCAAAGTAGTGGGACAATCTCTTGCTGCGGGAACTAAAATAGGAAAAGGATTATCCGTACAAATAGAATTAGAATAAGATGCAGTTGCAGGATGTTTTATATGGTGTAGCGATTGTCAAGTTGGTTGGGTCAACCAATAGGGAAATCTCTGCGCTTACTTTTGATTCCAGAACAGTAACGGAAAATGCTGTGTTTTTTGCTGTGAAAGGTACATTGTCTGATGGGCATGATTATATCGGGCAAACTATTCAGGCTGGTGCTACTGTGATCATCTGCGAGGATTTGCCTGCAGAATTGAAGGAGGGTGTAACTTACATTATCGTAGAAAATTCTTCTGTAGCCCTGGGTAAAATGGCAGCCAATTTTTCTGGTAATCCTTCTGCTAATCTTAAATTGATTGGTATTACTGGTACAAATGGCAAAACAACTATCGCTACCTTACTATTTAAGTTGTTTAGACAGTTGGGCTATGCTACCGGGTTGATTTCTACCGTGGAGAACCAGATCAATGAGCTGGTAATTCCGGCAACGCATACTACGCCAAATCCGTTGGCGCTGAACCTGCTTTTACAGCGAATGGTAAGCGAAGGTTGCGAGTATTGCTTTATGGAAGTGAGTTCTCATGCTGTGATACAGCATAGAATTGAGGGGATCCATTTTACCGGTGGCGTGTTTTCTAACATCACACATGATCACCTTGATTTTCATAAAACGTTCGACAATTATATTAAGGCCAAGAAAGCATTTTTTGACGTACTGCCTAAAACGGCTTTTGCTTTGACCAATGCTGATGATAAAAATGGCATGGTCATGTTGCAGAATACCAAAGCAGCTAAAAAAACATATGCACTGAAACAGATGGCTGATTATAAAGCCAGGATTATTGAAAACCGCTTTAGCGGACTTAACCTGGAGATAGACCATATGGATGTGTTTTTTAAGTTGGTGGGTTCTTTTAATGCCTATAATTTATTGGCTGTGTACGGAACCACGCAACTTCTGGGACTGGATAAATTAAATGTGTTGACTGTGTTGAGTGGTCTTACGGGAGCTGAAGGTAGGTTTGATTATGTAAGCAACAGTAAAAATATCATTGGTATTGTTGATTATGCGCATACGCCTGATGCAGTGCAGAATGTGCTGAGTACCATTCAGAACATCAGACAGGGTAATGAGCAGGTTATCACTGTAATTGGTTGTGGTGGTGACAGGGACAAATCTAAACGTCCGTTGATGGCACAGGTAGCCTGCGATTGGAGTGATAAAGTAATCCTGACATCGGATAACCCAAGAACAGAAAATCCTCAAACTATTGTAGAGGAAATGGAAGCTGGCGTATCTCCGGTAAATAAACGTAAAACACTGACCATAGTAGATAGAAGAGAAGCCATTAAAACAGCTTGTCACCTGGCTAAACCTGGCGATATCATTTTGTTAGCAGGTAAGGGACATGAGAAATATCAGGAAATTAATGGTGTTAGACATCATTTTGACGATAAAGAAATATTGACGGAACAACTTAATTTAATCAGCTAATGTTATATTATTTATTTGAATATTTACGTCATCATTATGATATTCCTGGCTTAAGGTTGTTTCAGTACATTACCTTTCGTACTTCCCTGGCAATTATCATATCCCTGATTATTACTACTGTATATGGTAGAAGGATCATCAATTATCTGCAAAAAATGCAGGTGGGAGAGACTGTGAGAAATCTGGGTCTGGAAGGACAAATGCAAAAACAGGGTACTCCAACTATGGGTGGTATCATGATTTTACTGGGAATTTTAGTGCCTACTTTGCTTTTGGCCAACCTAACCAATGTTTATGTTATCCTGATGATAGTAACCACCGTTTGGATGGGAGCAGTTGGATTTTTGGATGATTATATCAAGGTATTTAAAAAGAATAAAGAAGGACTGGCCGGAAGGTTTAAAATTGTAGGACAGGTCGGTTTGGGCTTAATTATAGGCTATACGATGTATTTTAATCCAAATATTGTGGCCCGTCAAACCGTGGATGAAACCAGTATTGTTAAATCTGATGCACCAATGGTACTGAGGCAAAAGGGTGAAAGTTTTTATTACACCCAGGATGTAAAATCTACGATTACCAATATGCCATTTTACAAAAACAATGAATTTGATTATGCCAAGGTTCTTAAGTTTTTAGGTAAAGGCTATGAAAAATACGCTTTTTTTGTATTCATCCTGTTTGTTGTGGTTATTGTTACAGCCGTCTCTAATGGTGCCAATATTACCGACGGTATAGATGGGCTGGCTACCGGAACATCGGCAATTATTGGGGTTACATTAGGCTTGCTGGCTTATGTTTCTGGTAATACGGTGATAGCCGATTATCTGAACATCATGTATATTCCGAATTCGGGAGAACTAATGATTTTTGCCGGTGCATTTGTTGGTGCCTGTGTAGGGTTTTTATGGTACAATTCTTATCCTGCCCAGGTTTTTATGGGCGATACAGGTAGTTTAGCCATCGGTGGTATCATTGCTGCTTTTGCCATTATGATTAGGAAGGAATTGCTGATCCCAATTTTATGTGGTGTTTTTCTGGTTGAAATTATGTCTGTGATGTTGCAGGTATCTTATTTTAAGTATACTAAAAAGCGGTTTGGTGAAGGCCGGAGAATTTTCTTGATGTCGCCGCTCCACCATCATTACCAAAAGAAAGGCTATCATGAAGCTAAAATAGTTGTCCGTTTTT
The nucleotide sequence above comes from Pedobacter sp. MC2016-14. Encoded proteins:
- the mraY gene encoding phospho-N-acetylmuramoyl-pentapeptide-transferase produces the protein MLYYLFEYLRHHYDIPGLRLFQYITFRTSLAIIISLIITTVYGRRIINYLQKMQVGETVRNLGLEGQMQKQGTPTMGGIMILLGILVPTLLLANLTNVYVILMIVTTVWMGAVGFLDDYIKVFKKNKEGLAGRFKIVGQVGLGLIIGYTMYFNPNIVARQTVDETSIVKSDAPMVLRQKGESFYYTQDVKSTITNMPFYKNNEFDYAKVLKFLGKGYEKYAFFVFILFVVVIVTAVSNGANITDGIDGLATGTSAIIGVTLGLLAYVSGNTVIADYLNIMYIPNSGELMIFAGAFVGACVGFLWYNSYPAQVFMGDTGSLAIGGIIAAFAIMIRKELLIPILCGVFLVEIMSVMLQVSYFKYTKKRFGEGRRIFLMSPLHHHYQKKGYHEAKIVVRFWVIGILLAIITIITLKVR
- a CDS encoding penicillin-binding protein — protein: MNIRANILLRVYLAFGLIVLLAVAVLIRLCDVQYIQGDKWRAMADSLSTKYINVEAARGNIYSNDGSLLATSVPEYELRMDLYAGGIEDDTFFSLKVDSLAMKLSEFFKDKSPKEYARYLRIARRDSVRYLLIKRKVNYQDLKTIRTFPLFNVGKYSGGLIAVQQNKRILPFKSLAARTIGYKNENVKNGVGLEGAYLNYINGESGKRLVQRIAGGVWVPVNDEAEVAPKEGSDIISTIDINMQDLAQSALEKALIASNADHGAVILMEVATGEVRAVANYTKVGPGEYKEKFNYAIAGNQDPGSTFKVASYMALLEDKKVDTNTLVATGDYRIKGHTIRDSHGSIGVVTVKKAFEESSNAAVAYLVNNAYHDNQEQFTDHLYDWQLNKKMNLQIPGEAQPVVKNPSNKSWSKTMTLPQMAYGYEMQLTPLKMLSFYNAIANNGRYVTPIFVKEIRRLGNPIEQFKTTVVNEKICSDKTLKKMQEMLEGVITEGTGRGNIYNPLYRIAGKTGTAQVADANKGYRGKRQYQASFCGYFPADKPKYSLIVVINDPKNGYYAAQVAGPPFREIADRIYASDMQMYNSVADHLVGNTKSPEAKAGQTKPVKRVYNAFGIKTLYAAKSDYFNSVDTSNGLVYEEYSSVKGLMPNVVGMGLKDALYLLGNSGLKTRVTGSGKVVGQSLAAGTKIGKGLSVQIELE
- a CDS encoding UDP-N-acetylmuramoyl-L-alanyl-D-glutamate--2,6-diaminopimelate ligase — its product is MQLQDVLYGVAIVKLVGSTNREISALTFDSRTVTENAVFFAVKGTLSDGHDYIGQTIQAGATVIICEDLPAELKEGVTYIIVENSSVALGKMAANFSGNPSANLKLIGITGTNGKTTIATLLFKLFRQLGYATGLISTVENQINELVIPATHTTPNPLALNLLLQRMVSEGCEYCFMEVSSHAVIQHRIEGIHFTGGVFSNITHDHLDFHKTFDNYIKAKKAFFDVLPKTAFALTNADDKNGMVMLQNTKAAKKTYALKQMADYKARIIENRFSGLNLEIDHMDVFFKLVGSFNAYNLLAVYGTTQLLGLDKLNVLTVLSGLTGAEGRFDYVSNSKNIIGIVDYAHTPDAVQNVLSTIQNIRQGNEQVITVIGCGGDRDKSKRPLMAQVACDWSDKVILTSDNPRTENPQTIVEEMEAGVSPVNKRKTLTIVDRREAIKTACHLAKPGDIILLAGKGHEKYQEINGVRHHFDDKEILTEQLNLIS